The Psilocybe cubensis strain MGC-MH-2018 chromosome 7, whole genome shotgun sequence genome has a window encoding:
- a CDS encoding putative transcriptional regulatory protein C1F7.11c, which produces MPAEPTKAKLKRRTSRKDLEEYRFDGSHGRELEMKRNRASNRICQKQQVSCAECRRLKIKCDKQIPCQSCQRRGCAALCPNGSLATGQGTRFVLAATEHLHRRISALSGRIRQLEDALLAIHSKYSSEPHPLLHEDLIHADEREGEYEGAAEDGQGQVQQPAEVLDAFGTLSISEHGISRFFGPTGGSEANIDSNHASPESIPTPDSGQGSRSPMSIGDLSLFSQSFPFTPMGQPADVQALIETHLPSYERTLALCETYFEQVSWIFRGVTRVQLIEDMLPVIYKRQSAPPGEDYSGPHDLALVFLILAIGALVGNEPSNALGEHFHQVARAAMSLQPVLEKPSIVTIQALHLMSIYNAMSGSDLKSETSMEMTWSLITLAAHLSQTSLNTGRPPSFSLAYIDCSYPQYGANDGFGSSSECVADVTARTLTAEAPSYATIMELDRKVRDFPLPDGISASSDDLAESFQRCVLDHIRETVLMYIHRSFFAQAIIEHPVNPLKSVYAPSFLAAYRASSTILKSIREQFNIWPNSCSRLWTMWTFAFSAAVSIPSKASVGVLTSVKVVFGTVVTRGPRSPLAQSAMAELEQACILFSKASTYSIRAAKALPILIKLSEKARYALSNAQSEPAQLSGDNGGAMWTIKQEDNDDELSIFAGHTRFVSRHGDASQFSNISPPPHNPHYEPSPPLRPLNPPSEIQTIDVSSSRPRVGVSAVRYEPPATISLSDSNPSTSNMGWNQSMPLQPVDEYMVTPSEAIQYHYHPAESSQRSSSTSVPSNATYNWQPESRHEPSAQPVMQVPSSYQPVQRQRPPQQPAARSLQPHHQHYNVQAAHAGGSSADDIHPPPPHPHPHPHPHPHPHYASHYPPQQQQQQHRSVSQQNISHQHSHPSSQQPQPQHHPAAQQQPQHHPAAQQQPQPAQYNLYTNGGGGQGGYHGAPPNMDLADLGLASRDSRLDERWGTFMADSGLLDEFRRR; this is translated from the exons ATGCCCGCCGAACCCACCAAAGCGAAGCTGAAACGGCGCACTAGCAGGAAGGACTTGGAAGAATATCGGTTTGATGGGAGTCATGGGAGGGAGCTCGAAATGAAGCGGAATAGAG CTTCTAATAGAATCTGTCAAAAACAACAGGTTAGCTGCGCCGAATGTCGAAG GTTGAAGATAAAATGCGACAAGCAAATACCATGTCAGTCATGTCAG CGGAGGGGATGTGCGGCGTTGTGTCCGAACG GGAGCCTCGCAACTGGACAAGGGACCAG ATTCGTGTTGGCTGCCACCGAACACCTCCATCGACGAATCTCGGCGCTGAGCGGGCGGATCCGACAACTTGAAGATGCACTGCTGGCTATCCACTCAAAGTACTCATCGGAGCCACATCCGTTGCTACATGAAGACCTGATCCACGCTGATGAGCGGGAAGGCGAGTATGAGGGCGCGGCTGAAGATGGACAGGGTCAGGTACAGCAACCAGCTGAAGTCCTGGATGCGTTTGGGACCCTGTCGATCTCGGAACATGGGATATCGAGGTTTTTTGGTCCTACAGGTGGCTCAGAG GCTAATATCGACTCAAATCATGCATCACCCGAAAGTATCCCTACCCCTGACTCTGGCCAGGGTTCTCGGAGCCCAATGTCCATCGGCGACCTATCGTTGTTTTCACAATCGTTCCCATTCACACCAATGGGTCAGCCAGCAGACGTCCAGGCGCTCATCGAGACGCATCTACCTTCCTACGAGCGCACCCTTGCCCTATGTGAGACTTATTTTGAGCAAGTGTCATGGATCTTCCGAGGCGTCACACGGGTGCAGTTGATCGAAGATATGTTGCCGGTCATATACAAACGTCAAAGTGCGCCTCCTGGTGAGGATTACAGTGGACCGCATGATCTGGCTTTGGTATTTTTGATCCTTGCCATCGGCGCTTTGGTTGGGAATGAGCCCTCCAATGCGCTCGGAGAGCACTTCCACCAGGTCGCCAGGGCGGCAATGTCCCTACAACCTGTTCTGGAAAAACCATCCATCGTCACCATTCAAGCCCTCCACCTCATGAGTATTTACAATGCCATGAGTGGTAGTGATTTGAAGAGCGAAACGAGCATGGAGATGACCTGGTCTTTGATTACTCTTGCTGCCCATTTATCGCAAACG AGTCTTAACACCGGGCGCCCGCCGTCATTTTCACTCGCGTATATCGATTGCAGCTATCCTCAGTACGGTGCAAACGACGGATTCGGCTCGTCAT CTGAATGCGTGGCAGATGTCACTGCGAGAACATTGACTGCTGAAGCTCCCTCGTATGCCACCATCATGGAGCTCGACCGGAAAGTGCGGGATTTCCCTTTGCCAGATGGTATTTCCGCATCTTCAGATGACCTTGCGGAATCTTTCCAACGCTGCGTGCTGGACCACATTCGAGAAACAG TCTTGATGTATATTCACCGGAGTTTCTTTGCTCAGGCCATTATCGAGCATCCAGTCAACCCACTAAAGAGCGTATACGCGCCTTCTTTCTTGGCTGCGTACCGTGCGTCATCAACCATACTGAAATCCATCCGGGAACAATTCAATATCTGGCCGAACTCATGTTCTCGATTATGGACGATGTGGACATTTGCATTTTCCGCTGCTGTGAGTATTCCTTCTAAAGCATCGGTCGGTGTATTAACATCTGTAAAGGTGGTTTTTGGGACTGTTGTTACTCGTGGGCCGCGGTCGCCGCTTGCTCAATCAGCCATGGCGGAACTTGAACAAGCGTGTATATTATTCTCAAAGGCTTCTACCTATTCCATTCGGGCGGCCAAAGCTCTG CCAATTCTAATCAAGCTGAGCGAAAAGGCTCGCTATGCTCTCTCCAATGCACAGAGCGAACCTGCACAGCTGTCTGGCGATAATGGAGGGGCCATGTGGACGATAAAGCAGGAGGATAACGATGACGAGCTTTCCATTTTCGCAGGACACACCCGATTTGTCTCCAGACATGGTGACGCCTCCCAATTCAGCAATATTTCACCCCCTCCACATAATCCCCATTACGAACCTAGCCCACCTTTGCGCCCACTCAACCCCCCGTCTGAGATACAAACCATCGATGTTTCATCCTCTAGACCGCGCGTCGGAGTTTCTGCTGTTCGATATGAACCGCCAGCGACGATATCTCTTTCGGATTCTAATCCATCGACGAGCAATATGGGTTGGAACCAGTCGATGCCCCTTCAGCCTGTAGACGAGTACATGGTGACTCCCTCGGAAGCCATACAATATCATTACCATCCCGCTGAAAGCTCTCAGCGATCATCTTCCACCAGCGTCCCTTCGAACGCCACATACAATTGGCAACCGGAGTCTAGGCATGAACCAAGCGCCCAACCAGTCATGCAAGTTCCATCGTCATATCAACCTGTTCAGAGGCAGCGTCCACCGCAGCAACCAGCAGCACGCTCACTACAACCCCATCACCAGCACTATAATGTTCAAGCCGCTCATGCCGGTGGTAGTTCTGCAGACGACATtcacccaccaccaccacacccacacccgcacccacatCCTCATCCACACCCACATTACGCTTCACACTACCCacctcaacaacagcagcagcaacatcGCTCCGTTTCCCAGCAAAATATTTCCCATCAACATTCTCATCCGTCGTCGCAGcaaccgcaaccgcaacACCATCCCGCCGCACAACAACAACCGCAACACCACCCTGCTGCACAACAGCAACCACAGCCCGCGCAATATAATTTGTATACGAATGGGGGTGGTGGTCAGGGCGGCTATCACGGTGCTCCTCCGAATATGGACCTTGCAGATCTTGGTCTGGCGTCGCGCGATTCGAGGCTGGATGAACGATGGGGCACGTTCATGGCCGACTCTGGACTCCTTGACGAATTTAGGCGTCGTTGA
- a CDS encoding Lipase → MRFLRVVTSICIIIVSCLKYTAGSPTGPTELLPRQNAAITPLTKAQIAEFKPFTYFAAAGYCTPAQTAKWNCGATCKANKDFIPIASDGDGSTVQYWYVGYSPSLESVIVGHQGTNISDTNAALTDTQISMTKLDPTLFPGVNPAIEVHSGFATVQAKTATTILKWVKKGISAHSAKKVTIVGHSLGGALALLDGVYLPLHITGVTFRVIGYGMPRVGNQNFAKYVDNHIKGKQLTRINNREDPVPTVPGIYLGYHHPSGEVHITDDKKWLACPGQDNPSTQCSTGDVPNVFVGNVADHHGPYGGVSMDC, encoded by the exons ATGCGTTTCCTCCGAGTAGTCACCTCCAtttgcatcatcatcgtctccTGCCTCAAATACACAGCAGGATCCCCTACTGGACCCACAGAGCTGCTCCCGCGGCAGAACGCAGCGATTACACCCCTCACAAAAGCGCAGATCGCCGAGTTCAAGCCGTTCACCTACTTCGCGGCCGCGGGATACTGCACGCCTGCGCAGACGGCGAAATGGAATTGCGGAG CGACGTGTAAGGCTAATAAGGATTTTATCCCGATTGCGTCTGATGGAGATGGCTCGACGGTGCAGTACT GGTACGTCGGATACTCTCCGTCACTCGAGAGTGTTATAGTTGGCCACCAGGGCACCAACATCTCGGATAC CAATGCAGCACTTACGGATACGCAGATCTCTATGACAAAGCTCGACCCGACATTGTTCCCCGGCGTCAACCCGGCCATTGAAGTGCACAGTGGATTCGCTACTGTACAAGCCAA AACGGCAACGACGATCTTGAAATGGGTCAAGAAAGGCATCTCAGCGCACTCTGCTAAGAAAGTCACAATAGTGGGACACTCGCTCG GTGGTGCGCTTGCGCTTCTTGATGGTGTTTACCTGCCTCTTCATATCACAGGCGTTACATTCCGTGTGATCGGATACGGAATGCCCCGT GTTGGAAATCAGAATTTTGCGAAATACGTTGATAACCATATCAAAGGAAAGCAGCTCACCCGTATTAATAATAG AGAGGACCCTGTTCCAACAGTTCCAG GAATCTATCTAGGCTACCACCACCCATCAGGTGAAGTGCACATTACAGATGACAAAAAGTGGCTCGCATGTCCAG GCCAGGATAACCCGAGCACGCAATGCAGCACGGGTGATGTACCCAACGTTTTTGTTGGAAATGTGGCTGACCATCACGGTCCGTACGGTGGTGTGAGCATGGACTGTTAA